DNA sequence from the Carassius auratus strain Wakin unplaced genomic scaffold, ASM336829v1 scaf_tig00216954, whole genome shotgun sequence genome:
TTCTCAGAAAGTTGAGATAATAGTCTGCAAGATTCATATTGTATTGCTTTAATTAGATGACTTTTTCCTGTACCTGCTCCACCAGTAAGAAATAATCGAAATGGTTCTGGGTTTTGTCCTAGTAATTTCTGTAAACACCATTTCCGTACTTTGTAGAACACAGCAGATTGTTCCTTGTTTAATGACCTTAGTAAATGCAGTGCCTCCTCTCTAGGCATTGTAGTGTGGTTTGTTTCAATGGTACACACAGTTTGAGGGTTTGCTGTAAGATCTGGAATAAGTTCTTGACTGTCATCTTCATCGAGCAATAGTTTATCCTTCATCAGTTCGATGCATTCATCACGCTGTTTTTCGGTTTCAGGGCAAATCTGGGCCCAAGCATCTTCCAAATCAATATCCTGTTCCAAAAGCTGTTTAGCTCTGTCTATTTTGTCACTTTCCTTTTCAAACAATGCTCTGTTGCCATCAACAATCAGTTTGACTTGTTTCACTTCAGAACCCATTTTTATGACACCGCTGTTGTAAAACTCCTCATATGTGTCATACTTGCTAGGCTTCAGATCAGAGTCATCATAATGTGGAAAGAAAAGCTGcaataatgaatgataatatttttCTGGATCTTTTGTGGGAGAAAATCTTGGATACCTCACTACTGCAGGTTCAGTCCGTGTCCTCCGTTTTACATGACCGTTATTGTTATTgagtttaattaattcattttctgctgttttttttttgtgaggaaaccTCTGATTTTGTCAGAACTCTGTATTCCGAACAAAAACTGGCAAGACATAGATTTTCCAGAGGTTCTTTCTCTGGTCTGTTCTTGTACCTGTCAGTGACACTTGTCATCCACAAATAGCTTTCATCATCAGACTGGtcattttccattttgttttggAGTATATGCAAAGGCAAACTCATCTTTACAGGGTTTTGTCCTATTGGAATAAATTGTACTTTACGGGAACATTCCTTCAAATGCATGCCTGTCAGTCTGTACACTGCCTCTTGAGCTGAAATTTCTCTGTTGTGAAGATAGATACTTCCCAACTGTTTTAATGATTCTTTAACTTCAAGATTTCCATTCATCGCTTCATTTTGTGCACGTTGAAGCAGGAGTCCCATTTCTTGTTCTGCTTTTGTAATGTAACTTAGTATGTAGACCACTACAGAAAAAGCATCTGTAACATACTGAATATCCATATTGCCTTGCCAAGCACGCATTAAATCTCTGTTATACTGATTTACCCAAACATCTTTTGGATTTCTTTTTAAGACAATACTTTTCTTTTTGGAACATTCGTTGTATGCTTTTTCAAACATAGTTTGATTAATCCCAATAGATGAAAAAAAGGCATCAACCGAATCAAAATTCACATCAGAGTTTAAAGCGGTTTTCACTTTCTTTATGATTGCATTTGCTGTTGTATCTTCACCATTGCCTTTTAACTCATCTGCATTGGTTTCTCTTGTAATGAAGGTCCGACTAGATGGCGGtcttggaaaattaaatctacaaactgtatttttcttaCGACATGTTTTTGAATGTCTTGTACTGTGCTTCTGGACACTGTTCACTGTCTCGTAAAGTACAGTGTCATTTTCTGGTGGTGTCTCACAAGTGATGTACGTGTCAATAAAGTCAGCAACCAGAGCATCATTGTCTGCATCATGATCATTGAGCTTCGGAGCATCTTCCACCCAAAACAGACAGTGAACATGAGGAGAACCACGTTGTTGAAATTCAACACGATAAAAGTAGTCTTTTATCTCGCCGATAGGCTTTGCTGGAgacattatgacattttttagaaaacaatgcCATCTGTGATCAAACATCCTTGCTGCAGTGACAGGATTTCGTCTTATGAGTCCACATTTTTCAGACCAGTCAAGCTCATCGACATTTATTTGTTTCCCCTCTTGCTTAATAATAGTGTTCATCATTTCAGGCCATCTCAGATCAGCAGAACTAAAAGATGCAAAAAAAGTAGGTATGCCTAGTTGTCTAATTAGGGCAAACAGATCTTTTTGCGTAGACATCCAATAGGGAGGTGTCCCTCTTACCGGTCTTAAGAACTTATATCCTTCATCATAATTTAATATTCTTTTCAAGGAATCAGAGTTTGTTAGCATATCTGCTGTTACTTTTAAGCAATTTTTCTCAGAGCCTTTCCTAAGTGCAATTGAGACATTGGATACAATTTGATCAAGTTCTGATAAATATTGTGCATAAAAAATGAAGTCTGTGCTCTGTGCAAAACGTCCATCTGCATTTAGTAATCTTGCATTCAGGTATCTTGACAATGTGATTTTTTCTGGTCTTTCATCATGGAATGTCGGGCCACCAATAGGATAGAGAACAGGGAAACACTTTGCCTCATTGGATTTATCGGATAGCAGTCTAATAGGACTGTTACCTTCAGCTGGTGCTACATTCAGCACATCATGAAAATGTTGATCTATTATCTCTGAACCCAGATCAACAGGTTGCAGCGATGTATCTGACAAAAGACCACTTTGTTCTTTAATATATGTTATGTCTTCTTCTGGATCATCTTGAACTACTTTCTCATCTTCATTTTTGTCTGTTACATCTTGTTCCTCCATTTCAAAATCATCATCACAATTTTCAACTTCATCAGCTGCATTCAAAGAGTTTATCCACTGCTCATTAAACTCCACATCATTATACCACTTGTTATGTCTCATCAAATAAGACAATGCATGTCTGACACGATCAGTGCtgacatatttatattcataatggCCTTTATATGTTAATTTccgtttcagttttatttttatcatgtgaTCATCACATTCATTACGTGGAAGAATATTTGAGACAACTGCAGTATTAACAGGAACGGTGACGACTGGGCCATGACAGCCTTTCTGTTTTCCACGTGGAAGACAAAGCAACTTCATAAAAGGAATATTGCGGGCAATAAGATGTTCCTCCAATGAGTTTAGACCTTTTAGTTCTTTTGGAATGTCCACCAGATGCATGTTGTTGGCAATACTCTCTTCAGGCAATTTTCCACCCAGAATTTTACGATGACATGTATAGCAAATCCACAATTTACAAGCTGAATTACCTGATAACTTGCATCTATTTTCACATTCAGTATTGCATATGTGTAAATACTTTTCTGTAATACATCTTTCAGCCAAATCTGTAATTTGCTGACCTCTGATTTTATAGCAATCTCTTTTACATTCAATAACTTGTTTTCTGAACAATAAACGATGACAAACACTGCAAACAAATTCTGGACCTGTACTGACTTCTTGATGAAACTGATTAATAGTAAAATCgatatctttctgtctgtccttctgttttGCAGAACTTTCAGCTCTTTTTTGTATTATACTCATTCTGAAATTTTCATTgtcatgatatttatttttagagtATTCACGTACGCTTGCTTTAAAGGTGgggtttttgctgtatttattctTTGAATATTCACATACACTTGCTTTAAAGTTCGGGTTTCCGTGATATTTATCCTTTGATCTTTCACGTTTTGACTGTTGTACATTGATATTGCTCTTATATTTATCTCTAAGATTTTCCAATTTTTTCTCCTTGAAATCACTGTCTTCACCGTATTTCTTTCTGATGTTCTCAATCTTTTTCTGCCTATATTCACTGTCTTCACAGTATTTCGTTCTGATGTTCTCAATCTTTTTCTGCCTGTAATCACTGTCTTCACCGTATTTCTTTCTGATGTCCTGAATCTTTTTCTGCCTGTAATCACTGTCTTCACCGTATTTCTTTCTGATGTCCTGAATCTTTTTCTGCCTGTAATCACTGTCTTCACCGTATTTCTTTCTGATGTCCTGAATCTTTTTCTGCCTGTAATCACTGTCTTCACCGTATTTCTTTCTGATGTCCTGAATCTTTTTCTGCCTGTAATCACTGTCTTCACAGTATTTCGTTCTAATGTTCTCAGTTTTTTTCTGTCTGAAATTGGAGTCGCTGTGGTATCTCTGACGTTCTCTTTTACTTTTAGAATACTCTTCTGTgtcatttaatttcctttttcgCAAATTGCGACTTGTGCTCTGATCATCCACTTCAATGTTACATGCTTTTGAACATacattttcttgatttttatGTTTAACACAAGTAACAACTTCATAGTGATTTCCATTGCAGTGCTTCAAATAGATTGCATTATCTGTAAAAACCTGTTCAGTAGGGACGTGTAAATTCCATCTCTTATCATTAAaagtcattacatttatttttaaaaggtcaGCTGCACAAAATAATTCCACATGACTGCCCCACGTTCCAGAAAAATTCATTTTAGACTGTGTCAAATAATCTTTCATTGATCTATACTCTTCTCTTAAATATCTCTCAAATTTAGAACTGTTAGCTTCAAGATGTTTCACAACTGCACGTCTAATTATCAGGTGTTTCTCTTGATTGCCACATACTGAGTGTGCTATTGATCTAAACATGCAATTACCATCCGATTTAATAGATATTGTTTTGCATGGTACTCCTAAAGAACCAAAATGTGTGCCTTCAACACCAATGCTTTCATTAGTCAGTCGTAAACGTGTACACAAAGCATCCTGATCTGCAGACATTAAAGGTTGGAAGCTGAACTCAGTACCTACTGTATCTccaaaaatgatgtcatcatctaTTGATAAATGAGCGTCCTGCTCAGCAAATGTTACAGCTTCGAAACTGCGCTCAGCAGGCCTACGTACTGTCTCTCCAATAATTACGTCATCATTCATTGATAAATTAGCGTCCTGATCCACAGACATTAAAGGCTGAAAAGTGAACTTAGTGCCTACAGTCTCTTCAATAATTACGTCATCATTCATTGATAAATTAGCGTCCTGATCGGCAGACATTATAGGCTGGAAATTCAACACAGTGCCTACTGTACCTCCGATTACATCATCAGCGATGAATAAATGATCATGCAGCTTGCTCACATATGCAAGTTTTGGCTCAGTTTTCAAATGACTGTTTTTCTTACGTGAATCCAGGCATGTCTGATCCAATGTGCAAACactgatttgtttgtttacaagtGTGTGTTGATCGTGATCTTTGATACACTTACTGTGCTCCGAGCTTGTAGATGAAACATGTGTAAGACTTGCTACTTTATCTTTACGAGTGCGTTTACCACACCGTCCGATACACTTACTTTCCATCTCGGTGGTTGCATGTGAAACATATTTGCCCCTGCCTTCTTGACCAGACTTAGAACTTGCCTCGATAGTTGTGGTCTTACCAATTACTGTTGCTTTCACAGAGGTCACTTCAAATGTGTTCCCTGGGCATTCAGTGACAAGGCAAGGCTACTAACATGATTAAACAACATGTATATGTCATCACAGTAAAGTATTATGCTTCTTCCATAAGGCTCAGGTAAACCTTTACCATTACGTGAATGGGGATCCACTAGAGCAAATACTGTCCTGCCTTTATGACTgcacaaatgtaatgtttaatgtttaacaaaCATGCATCATACTGAAGCAGAGCCCTTTGAAGTGCTTCTTCTATAGACATAGACACATCTCGCAATGATTCATCATAGACATCAACACCAATAACACCACAGAAAGATTCTCCATGCTTTATTGAGAATGTTGTGTTATCAAGTGTGTGCAGTCTTGGCATTTCTGCAACAGAAATATGACCCAGCCCTGTTCGATCGTGGATCTGCCCCTGCAGTGTCATTGATGTGTACAGCTCATCTCCATGCAACAGAACAGCATTCAGGTCCTCTGTTGTCCACGTCAGCACATCCTTCAGCACACTCGTCATGACTGCTGTGATACTGTTCACTGCACACTGAC
Encoded proteins:
- the LOC113099529 gene encoding LOW QUALITY PROTEIN: uncharacterized protein LOC113099529 (The sequence of the model RefSeq protein was modified relative to this genomic sequence to represent the inferred CDS: deleted 1 base in 1 codon; substituted 1 base at 1 genomic stop codon); the protein is ATWKGFPRSQAAKRRNAERYTLGSFMDVIEVMPPLKQKAAPHSSDKQSHENADRENADRENAHRENCLNCRKAPENVPNSITNVPKSATSVAKSVPKSTKSVPKSATSVTKSVPKSATSVTKSVPKSATSVTKSVPKSATSVTKSVPESATSVPVSSKSWSDVTRASLVNNSGYFPQKVIRGSFHQGDARFGSNRNRQCAVNSITAVMTSVLKDVLTWTTEDLNAVLLHGDELYTSMTLQGQIHDRTGLGHISVAEMPRLHTLDNTTFSIKHGESFCGVIGVDVYDESLRDVSMSIEEALQRALLQYDASCNIEVDDQSTSRNLRKRKLNDTEEYSKSKRERQRYHSDSNFRQKKTENIRTKYCEDSDYRQKKIQDIRKKYGEDSDYRQKKIQDIRKKYGEDSDYRQKKIQDIRKKYGEDSDYRQKKIQDIRKKYGEDSDYRQKKIENIRTKYCEDSEYRQKKIENIRKKYGEDSDFKEKKLENLRDKYKSNINVQQSKRERSKDKYHGNPNFKASVCEYSKNKYSKNPTFKASVREYSKNKYHDNENFRMSIIQKRAESSAKQKDRQKDIDFTINQFHQEVSTGPEFVCSVCHRLLFRKQVIECKRDCYKIRGQQITDLAERCITEKYLHICNTECENRCKLSGNSACKLWICYTCHRKILGGKLPEESIANNMHLVDIPKELKGLNSLEEHLIARNIPFMKLLCLPRGKQKGCHGPVVTVPVNTAVVSNILPRNECDDHMIKIKLKRKLTYKGHYEYKYVSTDRVRHALSYLMRHNKWYNDVEFNEQWINSLNAADEVENCDDDFEMEEQDVTDKNEDEKVVQDDPEEDITYIKEQSGLLSDTSLQPVDLGSEIIDQHFHDVLNVAPAEGNSPIRLLSDKSNEAKCFPVLYPIGGPTFHDERPEKITLSRYLNARLLNADGRFAQSTDFIFYAQYLSELDQIVSNVSIALRKGSEKNCLKVTADMLTNSDSLKRILNYDEGYKFLRPVRGTPPYWMSTQKDLFALIRQLGIPTFFASFSSADLRWPEMMNTIIKQEGKQINVDELDWSEKCGLIRRNPVTAARMFDHRWHCFLKNVIMSPAKPIGEIKDYFYRVEFQQRGSPHVHCLFWVEDAPKLNDHDADNDALVADFIDTYITCETPPENDTVLYETVNSVQKHSTRHSKTCRKKNTVCRFNFPRPPSSRTFITRETNADELKGNGEDTTANAIIKKVKTALNSDVNFDSVDAFFSSIGINQTMFEKAYNECSKKKSIVLKRNPKDVWVNQYNRDLMRAWQGNMDIQYVTDAFSVVVYILSYITKAEQEMGLLLQRAQNEAMNGNLEVKESLKQLGSIYLHNREISAQEAVYRLTGMHLKECSRKVQFIPIGQNPVKMSLPLHILQNKMENDQSDDESYLWMTSVTDRYKNRPEKEPLENLCLASFCSEYRVLTKSEVSSQKKNSRKXIIKLNNNNGHVKRRTRTEPAVVRYPRFSPTKDPEKYYHSLLQLFFPHYDDSDLKPSKYDTYEEFYNSGVIKMGSEVKQVKLIVDGNRALFEKESDKIDRAKQLLEQDIDLEDAWAQICPETEKQRDECIELMKDKLLLDEDDSQELIPDLTANPQTVCTIETNHTTMPREEALHLLRSLNKEQSAVFYKVRKWCLQKLLGQNPEPFRLFLTGGAGTGKSHLIKAIQYESCRLLSQLSENPDDITVLLTASTGVASFGIGGGTIHNKLSIGANARLPYQPLSDDKINSLRTKLGTLQILIIDEVSMVDHRLLSYIHGRLRQIKQTGDYSLFGKVSILCVGDFYQLPPVKGTALYADTKGVNLWEKNFELAELTKVVRQQDSSFAEMLNRLRVHKKNECLTTNDIGMLKKCESGDKCNDIHIFATNAEVDKYNIERLHECCPEAISINAQDYVKNSKTGRMERKVGFHAKVFNSSLSKCVSLGIGARVMLKKNIEVADGLVNGAFGTVVHISESQNNDNDFPSAIHVEFDDPNVGKIQRSKTCHRFSQNSTVIEVQEDQVTNDGGIRRQFPLRLAWACTVHKVQGLTVDRAVVSLKKIFTAGQAYVALSRVRSLSGLIIEDFKDSAIFCNDKIELAMKDMPKLSMEKDSFTESLGRFKLALLNVQSLKAHFQDVLAHTVLMDADCICLTETWLNADDKAQEPQIPEFVFKHNPRANCYDNILFHVDLISVAIGKLGFWFQCLCHDVSCHCSNGVPDPSDCTLICHLPGSATDFQTSGSAA